aagaaacataaGTGAATAAAAGATTATAGAAATTATCACGACATAATTAGGATATGTAGGTGTACAACAAACTATTTCTCAATCAAAGATCAGTCATATCAGTCACCTCCATAGTCTTTATTTTTGACGTCTATGTATGAGTCTGGCAATACCCAGAGAACCCCAGGCAATCCTACAACAATGCACTTGAAGATGTATTAGAATGAAGAATGCAAATAAAGAAACCCATAAAGTTTAACAAGAGAAGTGCTTGACATTGCTATCTACCCTTGAATTTCTCAGATGTTTCTTCATCAACTGTGCACTGGAATCCAGTGTAGGTGGTGGTACTGAAAGCGTACATATTCTTCTTTGCTTCTTCCATGCTGACACGTGAAAACAATGcaatattaatgaaacaataGTAGAAAAGATGGCAACTATATAGCTACAGGTTCAAAACCACCAACAATAACAGAACATAATTATTTACAGAAGTCCCATTAGAGTTGTGCATCTCAATGTTATGATGGGATAATCTTAAACTAGAGGGAAAATAATATCATAATTGTCATAACATGAAATGGGAAACCAATGAACCACATAATTAGAACATTTCTCTAAATGAGGCATTGCATGATTAGCAATTTAAGATATCTTTCTTCCTTAGGAAAACCCAAATTGATGGGATTTTAGGTTTAGGAAAGCAACTATGATAATTGGAaaacgattttttatttttatttttatgatgagGAATCCTTTCAAAGCAGGGTCACTTCGTATAGGTACTTTGTTGGATAAACCCCGGAGCcgtacaaaacaattttttttttacaagtctAAGTGCAAAACGATTACAATTTAAGTCTGTGTAGGATTGCAGAGAATTAGATTACATTTGGAATTCTAAACTTGGGAACCCAAAGATGTAGCATCCACCAATTAATGTCATGGGCAATATTGAAATACTTAGATTTCTTGCATTAGCAAAGGGCCTTCAAATAACTTCAAACGCCCTATTTCTGCTGAACCAAGCATCACTAAGGCGAAACATGTGCTCATTTGATGATGCTTTTTAGAACTGCCTTttgctttttaacaaaaaacaaaaaaaaattaaaagcatcaACAAACATCTCAATACACAAAGGCCTCAAAACTACTTCaatttttatgtcacatcagaaccaaaaaacaaaaaagccatTCTAAAAAGCAATAGCAAACTAGCCCTATTCACTAAACCCATGTTGATTTCCCAAACCCATCAATTTCCAAGATAATGCTACCAAGACCCCAatagaaattattaaaaaaaagagagaacaacATACCTCTCCACATTACAAACTAGAAAATTCATTTCCGAGCCATAAATTACCTTCAAAATCATCACTTGCAAATAAAATCCAGTTCTTTACCCAACCATTCATCATTGTAGTAACATCTTTCCCCCTAAAATTACATACCGAATGTAACTTCTacttatatattacattttagTCACATAGAAAGAGCACCCATCTGTTACCACGAACACATCCGAACCTAACCTCAACTCAACTCATAAAGCTCCGTTTTCTCAGCAACCTAACACAGAAacacaaaagaaacaacaaaaacaacaacaaaagcgAACAGACCTGCCCAGCACAGTGGCGAGAGTGTTGAGGTAAGTGTCAATCATCTGTTCCCTGGTGGGCGCAGGGTCCTTGGGGAACTCCATCACGATCAGCCAGTGGTTGTAGTCGCAACCCGGGAGCATGATGGTTTCCCTGGGCTCGCCACTGCTACTACCACTGCTTCTCTTGGCCGAGTACTCCCCATCAACGGCTGCTGCTCGAACGAACGGCCGAGATTTGGCGACGGCGGCGGGGTTCAAGTGCGGGCTAGTGTAGCGGAAGCGGAGACAATACGTGGGAGTGAGAGTGATAGCGGGTGCGGAGGGTTTGGGGAGAGAGATAGGGGTTAGGGGTttagagacgagagagagactAACCATTGCCATTGGAGGATTGAGAGAAATGGGAAATAAAAGATTGCCGTGTGGGGGATAAGAGGGAGATTGGGGGGTAGGAGATTTTTATTGATcgaaacgacatcgttttgtgAGCAGCCCATTTTGTAAGGGTTTTAACATTTGCTTGCCCAATGGGCCAAGGTTTCATTTTTTGGTGGGTGTGTTTGAAGGGGTTGAAGGGGTTGAGTTAGGCAGGAAAAAATTTCTTTGAGTCCATGCCATTGTATTGGGGCAGAATATTTGTGGTCCAATCCGAGTTGGGCTCAATTGGGTTAAGTTTATGAAGTGCATATGACTGACGAATCCCAAATGCTCCACAGTTTATCCTTTCTTTCGGCATAACTATTCTGCGTGTTAGCTCTTACTTATTTAGGAAAAGTATGAATTCATACGTGAATGGAGATTACTGTTAAAGTATTAAGGTTATGTTTAATACGtagaatgactatttcattaaaaaaatgactttAGAATAATCATTTTCATTACCCATgagggaatgactattccttagATGCGTACATCAAATGAGGAACAATCATTCTCTCATGGGCAATGATGATTATTCAAAGTGTTAGATGCttatcatatattttaacaccaaagttttttttttttttttttacatatccacacaagagggggaatGATGGATTCAAACTAGTAATCTCCGCTTTATGAAGCGTGGACCCCAGCCATGAAATAAACACcaaagttattttatttcactt
This DNA window, taken from Alnus glutinosa chromosome 5, dhAlnGlut1.1, whole genome shotgun sequence, encodes the following:
- the LOC133867705 gene encoding DAG protein, chloroplastic-like; the encoded protein is MAMVSLSLVSKPLTPISLPKPSAPAITLTPTYCLRFRYTSPHLNPAAVAKSRPFVRAAAVDGEYSAKRSSGSSSGEPRETIMLPGCDYNHWLIVMEFPKDPAPTREQMIDTYLNTLATVLGSMEEAKKNMYAFSTTTYTGFQCTVDEETSEKFKGLPGVLWVLPDSYIDVKNKDYGGDKYINGEIIPCKYPTYQPKQRSGSKYESRRYERRRDGPPPDKRRPRQEATTSDSASD